The Aquitalea magnusonii region CACGTGATGGATTCATGGCCGGCTATGTATTTCCCTTGTTGCAGCGTGAAAGGAGTGAGGCATGAAAACCATTCTGCTGGTCGATGATTCCGCAACCATGATCATGAGCTTGCGCCAGACCCTTGAGATGAGTGGCTTTACCGTGGTTACTGCCGCGGATGGTGTGCAGGGTCTGGACAAACTGAAGACCGGGTTGCGCCCTGACTTGATGATTACCGATATCAACATGCCGAACATGAATGGACTGGAGCTCATCAAGGAAGCCAGAAAGTTGCTGCGCTTCACCCCTATTCTGGCACTGACTACCGAAACCCAGCAGGCCAGTCGGGATGTGGCAAAACAACATGGGGCCACCGGTTGGCTGGTCAAGCCCATTACTGGCGCGGATCTGCTCAAGGTGATTCGCCAGGTGCTGCCAGGAGCCTGAACATGATGCGTGAAACAGAACCTGCCCCTGACCCGCGCGCGAAACTTGCTCTCGTGCGTTGGGCATGTCTGGCGGTGGTCCTGCTGGCCACAGTCCTGCTGAGCTGGTCGGGCAGTGTCAGCTGGTACATGGTGCTTGCTGAAGGTGTGGTGCTGGCTGTCTGCCTGCTGACCGAACCGCGTGTCTCCACACCGCCCGTACCGGTGCAACAGCAAGCAAATGATCAGCAGACTGAAAAGGTAGCCACTCAGCTGCATGCATATGCAGACCTCAACGGTTTCCTGCAAGACCAGCTCAAAGACATAGAGCGCACTACGGAAGCCGCAGCCATCGGCGTTATGGAAGGGTTGCAGGGTATAGAAGAGACAAGTCGACAGATTGTCTCGGAAACCGGCAACTTCCTGGAGCATGCATCCGGGCTGGTGGCATCGTCCCGCCAGGAAGCCAGCATGAATCGTGAATCCATCACCGAGCTGGGCAATATGCAACGAGAAAGAGCCACGCGGCAACAGGAAGAACAGTCGCGTATTGCCAAGGTTTCTGTTGAGGTGGAGCGGCTGCAACCCTATGCCGAACTGATCCGCAAAATAGCCAACCAGACCAATTTGCTGGCACTGAATGCAGCCATCGAAGCCGCACGTGCCGGTGAACATGGCCGCGCATTTGCGGTGGTGGCAGATGAAGTGCGCAACCTATCGGTCCAGACTGACAGTGCCGCTGCGCAGATTACTGATGGTATTGCTGCGGTCACCGCTGCGATTGCGGCAGAACTGGAACAGATCATGCGTATGGACCTGCATGAACGCGAAGGTGAAAAACTTTCCCTTATTTCCAGTCAGTTCCTGCAAATGAATGACCACCTGGCCGCGGTGGTGCAGGAGCAGCAAGGCTTCACCTCTCATGTGCATGCGGCAGTACAGGCCATTGCCGGTGGCGTGGGGCTGGCACTGGAGAAAATGCAGTTTCAGGATATCGTGCGGCAGCAACTGGAGCACTTGGTGCGCGTTGCTGCCAGCTCGGCTGAGCACCAGCAGCAAATGGCCGCGAGCATCAAGCAGGGTGTGGATATGACAGTGAGCGATATCAGCACCATTGTCCGGCAGCTGGGGGAGGGGCATGTAATGCATGTCCAGCGCGAGGACTTTTCCAGAAGGATGGGCGGGAAAGTCGAAAATGAGGCCCCAAAGGTCGAACTTTTCTGATGGTGCCACATGGAAACGTCCAGACTATCCAGGGTAAGACATCACCACCGTCAGGCTAGTCAGGATGGCGCGCAGCAGAGCAATATTCCCTTGCGTCTGGCGGGAATGATTGGACGGGATTGCAGCCCGGCGGATTTCTTTGCCTTGCTTGGGGACGAACTGGCCGCGGTGTGTCACGCGCGGCATTGGTCTTTGCAGGTTCCCGGTCCGGTCGGGGGCACATGCATCTACACACATGGGGATGCTGCGTGGCCTGAAACGGGCATCCAGTCCTGTCCGGTGGTGCTGACCGGCGGACGGTGCGGCCTCTTGCTGCATGATGGTGAGGAAACCATACCGCCAGATTCTATGTGGCTCGGCTGGCTGGCCTTGTGTGAACAGCTGGCTTCGGACAGACAGCGTCAGCAGCATGCAGAGCAGTTGCAACGCAATTTGCTGCAGCTCAGTGAGGCACTGTTCATCGCCGTACCCGTACCGTTATTGCATATTGATGCATCAGAAACGATTTTGCGCATCAACCCCTCTGGCAGACACTTGCTGTGTGCAGATATTGAAGTCGTCAACCAGCTGTCCGAGTGCTTCCCGGAGCCGGAAACATACCGTGCCTTGCAAGAGATCATCCGGCAAGGATTCGCAGGTGGCGAAGCATTCCGATTTGAAAGAACCATGCGCTGCATGGACGGTACTGAGCGTAGTCTGATTATTGACGGGCAACTGGTACGGGCGGGGGCAGCGTTTGGCGGCATGATTCTGTCAGTGACTGACATGAGCCATTATCACCAGATAAATGTCAGTCTCGATGCAGCCAGGAAGCAGGCAGATCTGGCCAGTCAGGCCAAGTCTTCATTCCTTGCCGTGATGAGCCACGAGTTTCGCACACCGATGCATGCCATCCTGGGCATGCTGGAGCTGCTGTGCATGGGTGAGCTGGATGAAGAGCAGCGGGATTATGCCCAGGAAATTGAAACCGCAGCCAACAAGCTGTTGGGCATGATTGACGATGTGCTGGCCTGGACCCGCCTGGAAACCGCGTCCATCCGCGCTGATGCGCAAACATTTTCCATCAATGGATTGATGGATGAACTGTTGCCCAGCTGTCGATCTGCTGCGGCGGCAAAGCAGCTGGATGTGCGCTACAGCAACAAGCTTCCAGCTGATGTACTGATCAAGAGTGACCGGCGCTACCTGGGGAAAAGCATTGCCGAGCTGCTCGATAATGCAGTTAAGTTCACCAGGGTTGGCCAGGTATCAGTCAGCCTGGATTGCCTTACCACTACGACTCAGGATGAGCTGGTGATAAGGATTGAAGACAGTGGCATCGGCATGAGCAAAAGCGAGCTTGCCAGAGTAGGTGAGCTGTTTACGCAAACTGACGGTAGTACTGCCCGCTCGCATGATGGCCTTGGCCTGAGACTGGCATTGGCACGGTCGCTGATTGGCTTGCTGGGCGGAACACTGCAACTGGAATCCAATAGCACAGGCGGCATCAGTGCCACAGTGCAAATCCCCCTGCGTCAGGGAGAAAAAATATCAATCCAGCCGGGAGGGAAGGACCACCCGGTATTGATGATTGCACCGTCCGCCATGCTGGCAGATGTGGTCGGCCATTTGTTGCAGGAAAGAGGAATGCAGCTGACGCTGGCAACGACACTCGAAGATGCCGCATTGATGATCAGCAGTCTTCAGCCGAGGCGAATCATTTACTGCGCTCAAGCGGATGACAGCATGACTTTTGCCGGTAGCAGGCTGTCACGCTTGTTGTCAGAGACGGAGCAGTCATCATTATGGGTTCTGGCAGGCAAGCAAGCC contains the following coding sequences:
- a CDS encoding methyl-accepting chemotaxis protein, translating into MMRETEPAPDPRAKLALVRWACLAVVLLATVLLSWSGSVSWYMVLAEGVVLAVCLLTEPRVSTPPVPVQQQANDQQTEKVATQLHAYADLNGFLQDQLKDIERTTEAAAIGVMEGLQGIEETSRQIVSETGNFLEHASGLVASSRQEASMNRESITELGNMQRERATRQQEEQSRIAKVSVEVERLQPYAELIRKIANQTNLLALNAAIEAARAGEHGRAFAVVADEVRNLSVQTDSAAAQITDGIAAVTAAIAAELEQIMRMDLHEREGEKLSLISSQFLQMNDHLAAVVQEQQGFTSHVHAAVQAIAGGVGLALEKMQFQDIVRQQLEHLVRVAASSAEHQQQMAASIKQGVDMTVSDISTIVRQLGEGHVMHVQREDFSRRMGGKVENEAPKVELF
- a CDS encoding response regulator — protein: MKTILLVDDSATMIMSLRQTLEMSGFTVVTAADGVQGLDKLKTGLRPDLMITDINMPNMNGLELIKEARKLLRFTPILALTTETQQASRDVAKQHGATGWLVKPITGADLLKVIRQVLPGA
- a CDS encoding sensor histidine kinase; protein product: METSRLSRVRHHHRQASQDGAQQSNIPLRLAGMIGRDCSPADFFALLGDELAAVCHARHWSLQVPGPVGGTCIYTHGDAAWPETGIQSCPVVLTGGRCGLLLHDGEETIPPDSMWLGWLALCEQLASDRQRQQHAEQLQRNLLQLSEALFIAVPVPLLHIDASETILRINPSGRHLLCADIEVVNQLSECFPEPETYRALQEIIRQGFAGGEAFRFERTMRCMDGTERSLIIDGQLVRAGAAFGGMILSVTDMSHYHQINVSLDAARKQADLASQAKSSFLAVMSHEFRTPMHAILGMLELLCMGELDEEQRDYAQEIETAANKLLGMIDDVLAWTRLETASIRADAQTFSINGLMDELLPSCRSAAAAKQLDVRYSNKLPADVLIKSDRRYLGKSIAELLDNAVKFTRVGQVSVSLDCLTTTTQDELVIRIEDSGIGMSKSELARVGELFTQTDGSTARSHDGLGLRLALARSLIGLLGGTLQLESNSTGGISATVQIPLRQGEKISIQPGGKDHPVLMIAPSAMLADVVGHLLQERGMQLTLATTLEDAALMISSLQPRRIIYCAQADDSMTFAGSRLSRLLSETEQSSLWVLAGKQAVPPQSGILSFTDELDLMRTICREWPAECRRFTVDHHALVALSGADVVCEQEILTMFLEDNADDLKLLWPALSNCRLSEARALLSRIATASSQIGAHQMSEVAQALHDKLVCPLQQEEHAQIAALYALQCSGEVLAGKA